In the Verrucomicrobiota bacterium genome, one interval contains:
- a CDS encoding methyltransferase domain-containing protein, with protein sequence METFFVNVGCGNHPTDGYLNFDGSPSVRLANWPLLARALKTIGLLDHNQIEFIRWLRGSGVRFANVSKCIPLPDESVKVLYSSHMVEHLTKPALIRYFAEAKRVLTKDGVMRTVFPDISRQVQHYSQHRDCDRFIENLKLAEIHKRLDSFRGIIQVLVFGDPGHKWMYDAESFARLLAIHGYRDIKICKSGETHIEEVGALNLCERDEESAYVEACK encoded by the coding sequence ATGGAGACTTTTTTCGTAAATGTAGGTTGTGGTAACCATCCGACGGATGGTTATCTGAATTTTGATGGCTCGCCAAGTGTCAGGCTCGCTAATTGGCCGCTTCTTGCTCGTGCTTTGAAGACCATTGGCCTACTCGATCACAATCAGATTGAGTTTATTCGTTGGCTAAGAGGAAGCGGGGTGCGGTTCGCGAACGTTTCCAAGTGTATTCCTTTACCAGACGAATCCGTAAAAGTGCTTTATTCCAGCCATATGGTCGAGCATCTCACCAAGCCGGCTCTTATCCGTTACTTCGCAGAAGCCAAACGTGTCCTTACTAAGGATGGTGTGATGAGAACTGTTTTCCCGGATATCTCACGCCAGGTGCAGCACTACTCCCAGCACCGGGACTGTGACAGATTCATCGAAAATCTAAAACTCGCGGAGATTCACAAGAGGCTGGATAGCTTTCGGGGAATAATTCAAGTTTTGGTTTTTGGCGACCCCGGTCACAAATGGATGTACGACGCCGAATCCTTTGCCAGGTTACTGGCAATACATGGATATCGGGACATCAAAATCTGTAAAAGTGGTGAAACCCATATTGAAGAAGTCGGCGCTCTCAACCTATGCGAGCGCGATGAAGAATCCGCATATGTGGAAGCATGCAAATAA
- a CDS encoding aldo/keto reductase: protein MAENKINRRSFIASASATAAIAATGNLVRAQSHEPGPDVEWRNRKSGMAYRRLGRTNLMVSEIVFGGLTVNNEPDQWKFLETGIELGINYIDSASNYNRGDSERGIANVINTPSKRERVFLTTKASMWLKQGRSEPYNRIWESLNVREQALVRAEIGARIKERGLFEEYYLCNYGDWQITEAEKLLRDDVLEDWYGKRLTTEDRRGMSQKLIEEVEASLKRLGTDYLDILFAAHGATNSKHIECPELLEAVDTLKRQGKMRFLAVSCHNDPAQIIRAAADSPHYDMVMAAYNVSNETWVEPALEYAHKKDLGIVAMKVARAPFPDRDGKVDPLPGLVEKIHKRVPGNMHIAEKAYTLALRNPNISACISAMTNDTMTRSNVALVGKSGHSVMG from the coding sequence ATGGCTGAAAATAAAATAAACCGTCGAAGTTTCATCGCCTCTGCAAGTGCCACTGCCGCCATCGCCGCGACGGGTAATCTGGTCCGGGCCCAATCTCATGAACCGGGACCTGATGTGGAATGGCGCAACCGCAAATCCGGTATGGCTTATCGTCGTCTGGGGCGGACCAACCTGATGGTTTCCGAGATCGTTTTCGGCGGGCTCACCGTAAATAATGAACCCGACCAATGGAAGTTTCTCGAAACCGGTATTGAGCTCGGTATCAACTACATTGATTCGGCTTCAAATTACAATCGCGGTGACAGCGAGCGAGGAATCGCCAATGTTATAAATACTCCCTCCAAACGGGAGCGCGTTTTCCTGACCACCAAAGCCAGCATGTGGCTGAAGCAGGGACGGTCGGAGCCCTACAATCGGATCTGGGAATCGCTGAATGTTAGAGAGCAGGCGCTGGTGCGTGCGGAAATAGGTGCACGGATCAAGGAGCGGGGACTGTTTGAAGAATATTACCTTTGTAACTACGGCGACTGGCAGATCACTGAAGCTGAGAAACTCTTGCGCGACGATGTGTTGGAAGACTGGTATGGCAAACGCCTTACCACGGAAGATCGTCGGGGTATGTCGCAGAAACTCATTGAGGAGGTTGAGGCCAGTTTAAAGCGTTTGGGGACTGACTATCTGGACATCTTGTTCGCAGCTCATGGTGCAACCAACTCGAAACACATTGAATGCCCGGAGTTGTTGGAGGCAGTGGATACGCTGAAACGTCAGGGAAAGATGCGTTTCCTCGCCGTATCCTGTCACAATGATCCGGCTCAAATCATCCGTGCTGCTGCCGATTCCCCTCATTACGATATGGTGATGGCCGCCTACAACGTTTCGAATGAGACCTGGGTCGAGCCAGCTCTTGAATACGCGCACAAAAAAGATCTGGGCATTGTCGCGATGAAAGTCGCCCGTGCTCCATTTCCGGATCGGGACGGCAAAGTGGATCCGCTCCCTGGATTGGTTGAGAAAATTCACAAACGCGTGCCGGGCAACATGCACATTGCGGAAAAAGCTTACACCTTGGCCCTGCGCAATCCGAATATTTCCGCCTGCATCTCCGCCATGACCAATGATACCATGACACGCAGCAACGTGGCGCTGGTAGGTAAAAGCGGTCATTCCGTGATGGGCTGA